The genomic segment CCTAGTATATGTGTCTACATAATCTTAAACAAAAAccaatgaaacaaacaaacacagaggagcatgcaaaaggcacaaacacacataaacagaccaagagggcaagagagagagagaaatgatgaaattataCCAATTTATAGCCATTTGTCTATCAATTTAGGCATTTGAGTAACACAGTAATGCGACTGTTCTGTGCGCTGTCCAAGGTCCTGAATAAGAGCAACCCCAAAATGAAATACACACCTATTCCCAGCAAGTCAAACTATAACTAGATACACATGCTGCAACTGTAAAGCTGACTAAGGTCTAATTCACAGTGTTGCAAAAAATAAGCCTACGAATAGCGGATGAAGAAAATCTGCATCTTCTGGAAAACTAACCTCTAGAGGAGAGTCTGGTTCATCCAGGATGCTCTTTTCACCCTGCAGCCGCTGCATCGTCCCCGTAGAACTGGGGTCCATTATCAACACGTTCTGACTACCAGCTCTGCCGAACTTACAGTCACTCTTTCTGGAGTCAGTCGTCCTGCACACCTCGTAGTTGTACACGTGTTGGAGAGTCCCTGTCCCCAAAGTGTCTGAGTAACGTGGTGGATAATACGGAATCACGGGGAGACTGGACTGATACAGGATGCCAGACTGTCTCCATCTGTAGATTTTCACCGATATAATAACCACTAAACacgtgatgaagaggaaggaaaccacAGCCAGAGCCAACACCAAGTAAAAAGTCAGGTTGTCATTGTACTCCTTGTCGTGCGGAAAGTCAGTGAACTCCGACAGCACTTCAGGGAAGCTGTCCGCCACCGCCACGTTCACAACGACTGTAGCTGAACGAGAGGGCTGCCCGTTGTCCTCCACTATaacagtcagtctctgtttcacagCATCTTTATCGGTGACTTGGCGGATTGTTCTGATTTCTCCATTCTGTAAGCCCACTTCAAACAGcgccctgtctgtggctttctgcAGTTTATAGGAGAGCCAGGCATTCTGTCCAGAGTCCACATCGACAGCCACCACTTTAGTCACCAGATAGCCCACATCTGCTGAACGAGGCACCATTTCAGCCACCAGAGAGCCCCCGGTCTGGACTGGATACAGAACCTGAGGGGGGTTGTCGTTCTGGTCCTGGATCAGTATTTTCACGGTCACATTGCTACTGAGTGGAGGAGAACCTCCATCCTGCGCTTTTACGCGGAAGTGGAAATCTTTGATCTGCTCGTAGTCAAACGAGCGCACTGCGTGGATGACTCCACTATCAGCACTAACGGACACGTACGAGGAGACTGGCACTCCGTTAACAGAGGAGTCCTCCAGTATGTAAGAAACGCGGGCATTCTGGTTCCAGTCAGCGTCTCTGGCTTTcactgtgaacacagagaggccCGGTGTGTTGTTTTCTACAATGTAGGCCTCATATGAGCTCCTCTCAAAGACAGGCGCGTTGTCATTCACATCCGAGATCTGTAAGGTGAGAGTGACgctgctggagagggagggcaCTCCCTCATCAGAGCAGGTCACCGTGATATTATACTCAGAGGCTCTCTCCCTGTCTAACTCACTGTCTGTCACTAGGTTGAAGAAATTACTTGACGTCGGCTTTAGTGTAAAAGGAATATGTTCATTAATGGCACAGTGGACTTTGCCATTATCTCCGGAATCTAAGTCCTGAACATTTACCATAGTCACAACTGTTGCTGGTTTAGAGTCCTCGGGAATAACATTAGTCTGTGACATAATATTAATAACTGGTTTGTTATCATTAATGTCTATCACTTCAACTGTAATCTTACATGAGTCTGTCAGCCCTCCTTCATCACTGGCTTGCACATGTATTTGATAGTAACGTGCCTTTTCATAATCAACACTACTTTTCAAGATCAAATCCCCATTTATTTCATCGATTTCAAACATCTCTCGTACTTCTGCAACGGTGTTGGATATCGAATATGTTATCTTGGAATTTGATCCTTTATCAGCATCAGAGGCAATGACTCTGGTTATGACTGTGCGTCTAGGGGCGTTTTCAGTTATTGTAGCTTTGTAAACTGTCTTCGTAAAAACAGGTGCATTGTCATTAACATCAAGCACTGTAACATGTATTTGTGCTGTGCCAGATAGGTTCGGTTCCCCTCCGTCCACCGCAGTTAAGACTAGAAatatctcctcttctttttctctgtcaagaggtttttttaaaaccatttcaaCTATCTTTTCGCCATCAGGCTGATCCTTCAGCTTAAGCACAAAATTCTCAGTTTTAGTCAGAAAATAACTCTGCAGGCTATTCATGCCAACATCGGGATCGATTGCCCTCTCCAACAAGAATCTCGCTCCAATTGCGGCAGATTCGCTTATTTTGAAGTTCATGTCAGATTTTTCAAAAACCGGGGTGTTGTCGTTTATATCTGTAATTTCGACAACAACAGTGTAAAATTCCATCGGGTTTTCTAATATAACCTGAAAATGCAAGGCGCAGGGCGTCGTCTGTCCACAAAGCGCTTCTCTGTCTATTTTCTCTTTGATAAGGAGGACTCCCCTTTCACTGTTCAGCTCGATGTACTCTGCACTGTCTCCTGTAAAAATCCGAGCTTTGCCGGATGTTAATCTTCTTCGGTCTAAACCCAAATCCTGAGCGATGTTGCCGATTAACGACCCCCTGGTCATTTCCTCGGGAATGGAGTAGCTGACCTGCCCGGCCACCGACGTGagagaaaagaatgagagaaacaaCAGCGCCTGCAGCCTCATTGTTCTGTCCGGCTTCTCCATGCAGCACGAAATCAACTACAGTCCTAATTTCCGTTGGAAAGACAAATCCGTTGTATTTCCTCAGTGTATAAAACAGCTCGGCGTACTTAGTGAATTACAGTTCACTGCGGCTTTTCCGTGTCGGTAATGGGTGCTCTCTTGCTCTGTAATATTCGCACTGCGTGTCTGCTTTCCACTGAGTTAacaagggggggaaaaaaaggtgatgGGGGAGGTTCTGCTGAAACCTGCTCTATGGCTATCACACATTGGCCAACAGCGGCCCTACGAGTTCAATCCAATGTACTACACAAATCTCTGGAATTGGAAAAGTATTGACGCCTATCACGCGGTAGAAAGACGATTAATACCTCAGGCACAGCTCAGGTATTTAACACCCAACGCTCCAGCGTATAACCAACGCTGAagaaggggatttttttttctgtaaaaccaACACCAGCATTTTTAAGCCGTCGTGACGTTGGTGCAAACTCTTGTGAAATATAAGACCGATCTTCTTTCTAGGGAAGCAATGGCTTTTCTTGttatctgaacacacacacaaacgacaCAGACGCGTCTTGAAAGCGTAGGTCGCGTCACTGGGAGCTGATACCACTCGCAAAATAAGTACCGACCGCGAATTTGAATTTACACGGAGTCTGAAATAATGAGTAGTAGGTAACACGTTAATGGAGGTCCTGAATACACTGagataaaatagagaaaagcaagtattttcttaaaataaaacaaagtaacaaaTGCCTGGCCTTACCAAAGCCCAATGTGAAGACACGATTAAAAACCATGGggtactgataaaaaaaattacacctaAAAGTGACTCAAAactatatttcattttgtaacaATCAGTGGTAAGCGCAAAACCTCCACACAACAGTCTACtcaaaatatgttcatttgGTGTATATCTAGGTCACTTTTGTTAAAGCTCAAAGCAAATGTAAAATTCAGTGTAAAACAATGATAATTTCTAACCTCTAGAGGAGAATCTGGTTCATCCAGGATGCTCTTTTCACTCTGCAGCCGCTGCATCGTCCCTGTAGAACTGGGGTCCATTATCAACACGTTCTGACTACCAGCTCTGCCGAACTTACAGTCACTCTTTCTGGAGTCAGTCGTCCTGCACACCTCGTAGTTGTACACGTGTTGGAGAGTCCCCGTCCCCAAAGTGTCTGAGTAACGTGGTGGATAATACGGAATCACGGGGAGACTGGACTGATACAGGATGCGAGACTGTCTCCATCTGTAGATTTTCACCGATATAATAACCACTAAACacgtgatgaagaggaaggaaaccacAGCCAGAGCCAACACCAAGTAAAAAGTCAGGTTGTCATTGTACTCCTTGTCGTGCGGAAAGTCAGTGAACTCCGACAGCACTTCAGGGAAGCTGTCCGCCACCGCCACGTTCACAACGACTGTAGCTGAACGAGAGGGCTGCCCGTTGTCCTCCACTATaacagtcagtctctgtttcacagCATCTTTATCGGTGACTTGGCGGATTGTTCTGATTTCTCCATTCTGTAAGCCCACTTCAAACAGcgccctgtctgtggctttctgcAGTTTATAGGAGAGCCAGGCATTCTGTCCAGAGTCCACGTCGACAGCCACCACTTTAGTCACCAGATAGCCCACATCTGCTGAACGAGGCACCATTTCAGCCACCAGAGAGCCCCCGGTCTGGACTGGATACAGAACCTGAGGGGGGTTGTCGTTCTGGTCCTGGATCAGtattttcactgtcacattGCTACTGAGTGGAGGAGAACCTCCGTCCTGCGCTTTGACGCGGAAGTGGAAATCTTTGATCTGCTCGTAGTCAAACGAGCGCACTGCCTGGATGACTCCACTATCAGCACTAACGGACACGTACGAGGAGACCGGCACTCCGTTAACAGAGGAGTCCTCCAGTATGTAAGAAACGCGGGCATTCTGGTTCCAGTCAGCGTCTCTGGCTTTcactgtgaacacagagaggccCGGTGTGTTGTTTTCTACAATGTAGGCCTCATATGAGCTCCTCTCAAAGACAGGCgcgttgtcattcacatcagaGATCTGTAAGGTGAGAGTGACgctgctggagagggagggcaCTCCCTCATCAGAGCAGGTCACGGTGATATTATACTCAGAGGCTCTCTCCCTGTCTAACTCACCGTCTGTTGTCAAACTAAAGAAATTATTTGACGTTGAGGAAATCGTGAATGGAATGTTCTCGTTAATGTTACACTgaacttttccatttttgcccGCGTCTGGATCTTGGATATTTATCATTGTCACAACAGTGCCAGGCTCAATGTCCTCTTTTATTGCAGTGGACATCGACATGACATTTATGACAGGTATATTGTCATTGGTGTCAGTTATTTCCACTATAATTTTACATGAGTCAGTTAGTCCTCCTTCATCACTGGCCTGGACGTGTATTTGatactgttgctttttttcaaaatcactgTTGCCGATCAGTGTAACTTCTCCggtctctctgtttatctcaAATAACTCGGACACGTTGTCAAGTAGATTTAGTATAGTATAAGACACTTTGCCATTAGATCCTTCATCTGAGTCAGACGCGCTAACAATCACTACTTGCGTTCCTGAGGGTGAATTTTCCCTTATCGTTGACTTATAATTTTTCTGCGTAAAAACTGGggcattatcattattatccaGCACACTGATGTGTATCTGAACCGTACCGGAGAGCTGTGGCTCACCACCGTCTACTGCAGTCAATACAAGCGACAAATGGTCCTGCTTCTCGCGATCTAAAGGTCTCTGTAAAACCATTTCAACCATCTTGCTTCCATCCGCTTGATTTTGCAGCCTCAACGCGAAGTTATCAGTCGGCTTTAACAAATAACTCTGAAGGCCATTCACACCGACATCCAGGTCTATTGCCTGCTGCAACAAGAACACTGCCCCTGTCATAGCCGACTCGCTTATTCTGAATTTCATTTCGCCTCTTTTAAAAATCGGGGCGTTGTCATTAATATCTGTAACCTCGACGGTAATGCTATAAAATTCCATAGGATTCTCTAAAATAACTTGGAAATGGAGAGCACAGGGCGACGTCTGAGCGCAGATCGCCTCTCTGTCGATTCTGTCTTTGACGAGGAGGActcctctttctttatttaactCGATGTGTTCGGCACTGTCTCCCGTATAGATGCGAGCTTTTCCCGACTTCAGTCTTTTCACATCCAAACCCAAATCTTGCGCAATATCCCCAACGAAAGAGCCTTTCGGCATTTCCTCCGGGACGGAGTAGCTGACCTGCCCaataactgaactgaaacagaGAACCAAGATAAACAGCCGCACTTGCCGTCTCATTGTTCTGTCCGACATCTCTCTGCAAAATGAACCGCGTAAAATTCCTATAAAAAGCGGATTGTTCTTCTGTAGTTATCCTTTTTATTTCCTCGGGCGCATGCAGTCACCAGTTAGGTCGTAAATTACAAACGAAAACAACAGTATCCGTACAAATTAACGCCGAGAGCTCTTGTCTTCGGATCCCCTACTGTTCCTTGTGTCTTTCTCTCGTTCTGTGTCTGAAATGATGTGGGAGGTACTGCTGATTTCTCCCTCCACCTAACACAGGCTGGCCAACAGCGGCCCTAAGAGTTCATCATGCTGAATTACAGAATACTGTGGAAGATAGAAACCACTCAGAGTCATGTTCAATGTTCAGTTTATCCGATTTCTGAAATTTAACTCGACGATGTAATATgacaaattatttgttttacgTCCTCTTGTATTTATCTGTAGTACAAGATGAACCTGAAAGTTCAACCGCGGGgaatgacatgaaaacaaagatactaaaccttttttaaattcgGTACAAACGGTGATGAGGAATCGTATAGATCCGCTTTTTAGAATAGTGAAATATGTTttgatgtcacacacacacacacacacacacacacacacacacacacacacacacacacacacacacacacacacacacacacacacagagagagagagagagagagagagcgagagcgagagagagcgcTCTTGAAGCTccctgtgttattttttaaagctgcaatatcATGTTTTCTTAGACGCATTCTCTAATATTTTCAGCCCCTGGATATCAAATTGATCAAGCTCATTCTCTATTCTTATCACTCATTAATGCATCAATCACAAATCAGCCTTTAAACCACAAAGGTTTTGACCGAAGCTACAAATTCCAGGTGCAATATTGTAAATCAGATGTGGCGAGGTGTAAAGGCCCACGCCTTTACAGTGTGGTTCTAAGCATACAATTGGAATTTGAACACAACAGCTTTAAGTGAGTGAATCTCACTTTTGTGTTTGTAGCATTGAATCACCTACCTCAAAGTGTTTTAAAGCCAACCCATTGCTGCTGGATGTGCATTTGTGCAGGTAAACCAGCCATAAGGATATGACCGACATATTTAATGCAGTTATTCAGACAATGGGGACTCGAAAAGATATACATGTCACATGTGCTGGGTACAAAATAGTACCTACTGTGATAGTAGGTAACACTtttcagatggaaaaaaaaaacaaaacaccatttTTAACgtataaagaaaacacaatgtttCAACTATCCAGACACTGGAGAAAATGAATCTTTTGCTGAGAATAGTTAAATTGTTTGTTAGGgggaaaatatttcaaactgtgGAAGGACTTTGTTTAATCCAACACACTTTCACACTGCAACAATGACCTGTCCTCAAACAATCTAACACTAACCATAGAGGTGCGGCGAACTGAGgcgctgtccatggtgctgaattagggaacaaacaagacataaatAATAGATATATAACTTCCTGTGTTTAATTAATACGACTAGTGAAACACAAATCTGTAAGCGTAAGCAGGAGTTTATGAAAACAATTTCCCCATATTCACATAAAATACCACTATCAAAATGCTCAACAAGTGCCGACATAGAACCAACTTTACTGAATGAAGGGAAATTAAAGCTTTCCAATTTAACTAAagagcatgtgcatgtgtaatgCCACTTCAAACATCATTACGTCTGGAAAACTAACCTCTAGAGGAGAGTCTGGTTCATCCAGGATGCTCTTTTCACCCTGCAGCCGCTGCATCGTCCCCGTAGAACTGGGGTCCATTATCAACACGTTCTGACTACCAGCTCTGCCGAACTTACAGTCACTCTTTCTGGAGTCAGTCGTCCTGCACACCTCGTAGTTGTACACGTGTTGGAGAGTCCCCGTCCCCAAAGTGTCTGAGTAACGTGGTGGATAATACGGAATCACGGGGAGACTGGACTGATACAGGAAGCGAGACTGTCTCCATCTGTAGATTTTCACCGATATAATAACCACTAAACacgtgatgaagaggaaggaaaccacAGCCAGAGCCAACACTAAGTAAAAAGTCAGGTTGTCATTGTACTCCTTGTCGTGCGGAAAGTCAGTGAACTCCGACAGCACTTCAGGGAAGCTGTCCGCCACCGCCACGTTCACAACGACTGTAGCTGAACGAGAGGGCTGCCCGTTGTCCTCCACTATaacagtcagtctctgtttcacagCATCTTTATCGGTGACTTGGCGGATTGTTCTGATTTCTCCATTCTGTAAGCCCACTTCAAACAGcgccctgtctgtggctttctgcAGTTTATAGGAGAGCCAGGCATTCTGTCCAGAGTCCACATCGACAGCCACCACTTTAGTCACCAGATAGCCCACATCTGCTGAACGAGGCACCATTTCAGCAACCAGAGAGCCTCCGGTCTGGACTGGGTACAGAACCTGAGGGGGGTTGTCGTTCTGGTCCTGGATCAGTATTTTCACGGTCACATTGCTACTGAGTGGAGGAGAACCTCCGTCCTGCGCTTTGACGCGGAAGTGGAAATCTTTGATCTGCTCGTAGTCAAACGAGCGCACTGCGTGGATGACTCCACTATCAGCACTAACGGACACGTACGAGGAGACCGGCACTCCGTTAAGTGAGGAGTCCTCCAGTATGTAAGAAACGCGGGCATTCTGGTTCCAGTCAGCGTCTCTGGCTTTcactgtgaacacagagaggccCGGTGTGTTGTTTTCTACAATGTAGGCCTCATATGAGCTCCTCTCAAAGACAGGCGCGTTGTCATTCACATCCGAGATCTGTAAGGTGAGAGTGACgctgctggagagggagggcaCTCCCTCATCAGAGCAGGTCACCGTGATATTATACTCAgaggctctctctctgtctaactcACTGTCTGTCACTAAGCTATAGAAACCATTGGATGTAGATTTTATTACAAATGGAACATTTTCACCGAGAATACACTTTACTACCCCGTTATCGTCCGAGTCGGGATCTTGTACAGTCATTACAGCTATTACGGTCTGGGAGGGAGAGCTTTCTGGAATCAAACGTTGCGTTGATATAACATCGATGAAGGGCTTGTTGTCATTAATATCAATTATATCTACAACTAACTTACTTGAATTTGAGAGCCCCCCTTGATCCCTAGCTTCAATATCAATCTGAtattgttttgacttttcataaTCAACGTCGCCTATCACGCGCACATCACCACTGTTTTCGTCTATGTCAAAGTGATTCAAAATTCCAACCGTGCTACTTGATATTGAATATGTGACTAAACCATTTGAACCGCGATCTATATCTGATGCACTGACTGTGATTAATAATGTACCTCTAGGGGCATTTTCTGGTAAACGAGCCCTATAAATTGGCCGTGTAAATACAGGAGCGTTGTCGTTTGCGTCTAAAACTGTAACATGGATCTGCACAGTTCCGGACATCTTTGGTTCTCCCCCATCGTTGGCAGTTAGCAGCAGAGATATCTGCTCCTGTTTCTCTCGGTCCAGCGGCTTCTTTAAAACCATTTCTACCTTTTTACTATCATCAGCTTGGCCGTgcaactttaaaatgaaattatcgGTAGGATAGAGCGAGTAACTTTGGAGGCCATTTATCCCGATATCGGAATCAAAAGCCCTTTCGAGAACAAATTTCGCTCCTATCATTGCGGACTCGCTTATGTCAAATTTCATCGAAtccttctgaaaatgaggagcATTGTCATTGATATCGAGAATTTCGACCGTGACCCTGTAAAATTCTATTGGATTTTCCATAATGATTTGCAAATGTAAAGCACAAGGCGTTGTCTGTCCGCACAATGCTTCTCtgtctattttttctttgatcagcAGCTCCCCTCTTTCCCTATTCAACTCGATGTATTCTGCGTTATTTCCAGTATGCAGTCGAGCTTTACCGGATTTCAGTCGCTTAATATCTAAACCCAAATCCTGAGCTACATTACCAACGAAAGAGCCTTTGGCCATTTCCTCCGGAATAGAGTAGCTGACCTGCCCGAACACtgggctgagagagagaaaagaaataaacaacagtaCTTGCCGTTTCATTGTTCTGTCTGACACACAGTATATTGCGCCACGAATCGTTGAGGTCGCTTTGGCCTGATTTCCGTCGCCTAAAGAATCAGGTTGGATCCtgttatatttttcaaacaaagcgATCCGTAATCATTGATTATAACCTCCACATTATTTCCATTtcccaaagaaagaaagaaggtgCCGGTTTACTCCTCTGTGTGACTCGGACTGTGTAAGATCTGCGTCCGACGGGCACACACTAATACGGAGAGAAGAATGAAAGAGGTTCCTCTGTGAACCTCGAGTGATAATGCAACTCACTGGCCAACAGCGGCACTCTCCGTACATTACGCTGAATTGCACgaactaaataaaaaacacagtaagtataaatagagaGTAAATAACATGAGCCGCATATATTGAAATGCATGTAAAGAAGTATATCTGTAAACCtattcataaaacacacacaacatggtTAAGACCTTAAGTGAGTTACTATTTCTTGGAAAAATGCATATGAAACAACGAAAGAATACTAAAaccaataaagaaaacaaacatactgaAACAGTCCTATTTAGTGTGAACTGTAAATCACTATGCACCGTCtattagagggaaaaaaacgaGATGACCTAACCTGAAATagcagagaaaacagcaacCATATTTGCCACTCATACCTCTAGAGGAGAGTCTGGTTCATCCAGGATGCTCTTTTCACTCTGCAGCCGCTGCATCGTCCCCGTAGAACTGGGGTCCATTATCAACACGTTCTGACTACCAGCTCTGCCGAACTTACAGTCACTCTTTCTGGAGTCAGTCGTCCTGCACACCTCGTAGTTGTACACGTGTTGGAGAGTCCCTGTCCCCAAAGTGTCTGAGTAACGTGGTGGATAATACGGAATCACAGGGAGACTGGAGTGATACAGGATGCGAGACTGTCTCCATCTGTAGATTTTCACCGATATAATAACCACTAAACacgtgatgaagaggaaggaaaccacAGCCAGAGCCAACACCAAGTAAAAAGTCAGGTTGTCATTGTACTCCTTGTCGTGCGGAAAGTCAGTGAACTCCGACAGCACTTCAGGGAAGCTGTCCGCCACCGCCACGTTCACAACGACCGTAGCTGAACGAGAGGGCTGCCCGTTGTCCTCCACTATaacagtcagtctctgtttcacagCATCTTTATCGGTGACTTGGCGGATTGTTCTGATTTCTCCATTCTGTAAGCCCACTTCAAACAGcgccctgtctgtggctttctgcAGTTTATAGGAGAGCCAGGCATTCTGTCCAGAGTCCACATCGACAGCCACCACTTTAGTCACCAGATAGCCCACATCTGCTGAACGAGGCACCATTTCAGCCACCAGAGAGCCACTAGTCTGGACTGGGTACAGAACCTGAGGAGGGTTGTCGTTCTGGTCCTGGATCAGTATTTTCACGGTCACATTGCTACTGAGTGGAGGAGAACCTCCATCCTGCGCTTTGACGCGGAAGTGGAAATCTTTGATCTGCTCGTAGTCAAACGAGCGCACTGCGTGGATGACTCCACTATCAGCACTAACGGACACGTACGAGGAGACTGGCACTCCGTTAACAGAGGAGTCCTCCAGTATGTAAGAAACGCGGGCATTCTGGTTCCAGTCAGCGTCTCTGGCTTTcactgtgaacacagagaggccCGGTGTGTTGTTTTCTACAATGTAGGCCTCATATGAGCTCCTCTCAAAGACAGGCGCGTTGTCATTCACATCCGAGATCTGTAAGGTGAGAGTGACgctgctggagagggagggcaCTCCCTCATCAGAGCAGGTCACCGTGATATTATACTCAgaggctctctctctgtctaactcACTGTCTGTCACCAAAgtaaagaaattatttgatGTAGACGTgattgtaaaatgaatattttcatctaGAAAACAGTGGACTTTGCCGTTTTCATCCGAATCTGGATCCTGAATGTTCATCATTGTCAGAACCGTGCCTGGCTTAACATCCTCGGATATACTGGATGACGTTGACATAATACTGATAGCCGGTGGGTTATCGTTTGTGTCCAGCACCTCAATTATAACTTTACATACGTCTGAGTTACCACCTTCATCTGACGCTTGGACATCTATCTCATAATGTCGACATTTCTCATAATCGAGTTTTCCCATTAACGTAAACACACCATTTTCCTTATCTACATGAAACAGTTCAAGTGCGCCCTCTGGAACATTAGAGATTGAATATTGTATGTGTCCGTGCGGACCTTCATCTGCATCAGATGCGCTCACAGTGGTTAAAACAGTTCCTTTCAATGAATTTTCTTTAACATTCGTCATGTACTCCGTTTGAGTACAAACAGGTGCGTTATCGTTTGCGTCCAATACAGTTATCACAATTACTATGGTTCCAGAGAGCTGCGGGTCACCACCATCTGTCGCAGTTAATACTAAAGACAACCGCTCCTGTTTCTCTCGGTCAAGATGCTTCTTTAAAACCATCTCAACATTCCTACTACTGCCAATTCTATAAgggtttaaaatgaatgtgtcaCTTGTACTTAGCGAATAGCCCTGGAGCCCATTAACACCCACATCGACATCTATAGCTTTTTCTAAGACAAATTTCGACCCAATTTGAACTGTCTCAATAATGtcaaatttcatttcactgtttttaaaaatgggagaGTGGTCGTTAATGTCGGTGATCTCGACAGTGATGCTGTAAAATTGCATAGGATTCTccaaaattatttgaaaatcaAGAGCACAGGGCGTCGTCTGTCCGCAGATCGCTTCTCTGTCTATCCGCTCTTTGATTACAAGGACTCCCCTGTCTTTATTCAACTCGATGTATTCTGTACTCTCTCCGGTGTATATTCGAGCTTTCCCCGATTTCAGCCGTTTCACATCCAAACCCAAATCTTGCGCTATGTTACCGACCAAAGATCCTTTCGCCATTTCCTCGGGAATGGAGTAGCTGACCTGCCCAGAAACAGAACTGAGCGAAACGAACGACATAAACAATAGTAGGCCTACTTGCCGTGTCATTGTTCTGTCCGACATTCTCCcgcaaataaaaaagaaaaaaaaaaggtggaatcAAAGCTGCTATCCAGTAATAGATTGTTAGATTCAAATGTCAGTAAAATAATCACGAATCCACACTCCCAAAAATGCTGACAATTCGCCCGGTATCTCC from the Xiphias gladius isolate SHS-SW01 ecotype Sanya breed wild chromosome 23, ASM1685928v1, whole genome shotgun sequence genome contains:
- the LOC120785653 gene encoding protocadherin beta-16-like; this encodes MKRQVLLFISFLSLSPVFGQVSYSIPEEMAKGSFVGNVAQDLGLDIKRLKSGKARLHTGNNAEYIELNRERGELLIKEKIDREALCGQTTPCALHLQIIMENPIEFYRVTVEILDINDNAPHFQKDSMKFDISESAMIGAKFVLERAFDSDIGINGLQSYSLYPTDNFILKLHGQADDSKKVEMVLKKPLDREKQEQISLLLTANDGGEPKMSGTVQIHVTVLDANDNAPVFTRPIYRARLPENAPRGTLLITVSASDIDRGSNGLVTYSISSSTVGILNHFDIDENSGDVRVIGDVDYEKSKQYQIDIEARDQGGLSNSSKLVVDIIDINDNKPFIDVISTQRLIPESSPSQTVIAVMTVQDPDSDDNGVVKCILGENVPFVIKSTSNGFYSLVTDSELDRERASEYNITVTCSDEGVPSLSSSVTLTLQISDVNDNAPVFERSSYEAYIVENNTPGLSVFTVKARDADWNQNARVSYILEDSSLNGVPVSSYVSVSADSGVIHAVRSFDYEQIKDFHFRVKAQDGGSPPLSSNVTVKILIQDQNDNPPQVLYPVQTGGSLVAEMVPRSADVGYLVTKVVAVDVDSGQNAWLSYKLQKATDRALFEVGLQNGEIRTIRQVTDKDAVKQRLTVIVEDNGQPSRSATVVVNVAVADSFPEVLSEFTDFPHDKEYNDNLTFYLVLALAVVSFLFITCLVVIISVKIYRWRQSRFLYQSSLPVIPYYPPRYSDTLGTGTLQHVYNYEVCRTTDSRKSDCKFGRAGSQNVLIMDPSSTGTMQRLQGEKSILDEPDSPLEVSFPDVMMFEVALHMHMLFS
- the LOC120785784 gene encoding protocadherin gamma-A2-like — translated: MSDRTMTRQVGLLLFMSFVSLSSVSGQVSYSIPEEMAKGSLVGNIAQDLGLDVKRLKSGKARIYTGESTEYIELNKDRGVLVIKERIDREAICGQTTPCALDFQIILENPMQFYSITVEITDINDHSPIFKNSEMKFDIIETVQIGSKFVLEKAIDVDVGVNGLQGYSLSTSDTFILNPYRIGSSRNVEMVLKKHLDREKQERLSLVLTATDGGDPQLSGTIVIVITVLDANDNAPVCTQTEYMTNVKENSLKGTVLTTVSASDADEGPHGHIQYSISNVPEGALELFHVDKENGVFTLMGKLDYEKCRHYEIDVQASDEGGNSDVCKVIIEVLDTNDNPPAISIMSTSSSISEDVKPGTVLTMMNIQDPDSDENGKVHCFLDENIHFTITSTSNNFFTLVTDSELDRERASEYNITVTCSDEGVPSLSSSVTLTLQISDVNDNAPVFERSSYEAYIVENNTPGLSVFTVKARDADWNQNARVSYILEDSSVNGVPVSSYVSVSADSGVIHAVRSFDYEQIKDFHFRVKAQDGGSPPLSSNVTVKILIQDQNDNPPQVLYPVQTSGSLVAEMVPRSADVGYLVTKVVAVDVDSGQNAWLSYKLQKATDRALFEVGLQNGEIRTIRQVTDKDAVKQRLTVIVEDNGQPSRSATVVVNVAVADSFPEVLSEFTDFPHDKEYNDNLTFYLVLALAVVSFLFITCLVVIISVKIYRWRQSRILYHSSLPVIPYYPPRYSDTLGTGTLQHVYNYEVCRTTDSRKSDCKFGRAGSQNVLIMDPSSTGTMQRLQSEKSILDEPDSPLEV